In Perca fluviatilis chromosome 18, GENO_Pfluv_1.0, whole genome shotgun sequence, one genomic interval encodes:
- the vgll2a gene encoding transcription cofactor vestigial-like protein 2a isoform X2: MSCLDVMYQVFGPQPYFSSYSPYHHQKLALYTKMQDPQDSGSRLGPPGPPSIKEEDKELPPGAEYLSSRCVLFTYFQGDISAVVDEHFSRALSHTTAYPASSSHKAVRDGSFPMSQRSFPPSFWNSSYQPSVSSTLGSALSAPHTELPFPGDPYSSASLHSHLHQPSPDSWHPSHHHHHHHHHPYSLGGAIGSQGSAYPRPGVHEMYGTAFDPRYGSLLVPSVRPHHRLTSGSSVPGPSASPCDLGGKGDSGTGSAWSGAFTGAGAEIGLNMDTGLQAQDKSKDLYWF; the protein is encoded by the exons ATGAGCTGCCTGGATGTGATGTACCAAGTGTTCGGTCCTCAGCCTTATTTCAGCTCCTACAGCCCTTATCACCACCAG AAACTGGCCTTGTATACCAAAATGCAAGACCCCCAGGACAGCGGCAGCCGGCTCGGACCCCCGGGCCCCCCGTCTATCAAAGAGGAGGACAAGGAGCTGCCGCCGGGAGCCGAGTACCTGAGCTCTCGCTGCGTCCTCTTCACTTACTTCCAGGGAGACATCAGCGCTGTGGTGGACGAACACTTCAGCCGAGCCCTCAGCCACACAACCGCGTACCCTGCCTCAAGCAGCCACAAGGCcgtcagag atgGATCATTCCCGATGAGCCAGAGAAGTTTCCCTCCGTCTTTCTGGAACAGTTCCTATCAGCCGTCAGTCTCCTCTACGCTCGGCAGCGCTCTGTCAGCTCCTCACACAGAGCTCCCCTTCCCTGGGGACCCGTACTCCTCTGCCTCCCTGCACAGCCACCTCCATCAGCCCAGCCCTGACTCCTGGCACCCatcccatcaccaccaccatcaccaccaccacccgtactcactagggggcgctataggcAGCCAGGGCTCAGCATACCCGCGTCCAGGGGTTCACGAGATGTACGGCACGGCGTTTGACCCACGTTACGGTTCTCTGTTGGTGCCATCAGTGAGGCCTCATCACCGTCTGACGTCCGGCAGCTCGGTACCGGGACCCAGCGCCTCGCCCTGTGACCTGGGAGGGAAAGGGGATTCAGGGACGGGTTCGGCCTGGAGTGGCGCCTTCACTGGAGCCGGCGCAGAAATCGGACTCAACATGGACACAG gTCTGCAGGCACAGGATAAGAGCAAGGATTTGTATTGGTTTTAG
- the vgll2a gene encoding transcription cofactor vestigial-like protein 2a isoform X1, producing the protein MSCLDVMYQVFGPQPYFSSYSPYHHQKLALYTKMQDPQDSGSRLGPPGPPSIKEEDKELPPGAEYLSSRCVLFTYFQGDISAVVDEHFSRALSHTTAYPASSSHKAVRDGSFPMSQRSFPPSFWNSSYQPSVSSTLGSALSAPHTELPFPGDPYSSASLHSHLHQPSPDSWHPSHHHHHHHHHPYSLGGAIGSQGSAYPRPGVHEMYGTAFDPRYGSLLVPSVRPHHRLTSGSSVPGPSASPCDLGGKGDSGTGSAWSGAFTGAGAEIGLNMDTARCYGGLCSSSTALLS; encoded by the exons ATGAGCTGCCTGGATGTGATGTACCAAGTGTTCGGTCCTCAGCCTTATTTCAGCTCCTACAGCCCTTATCACCACCAG AAACTGGCCTTGTATACCAAAATGCAAGACCCCCAGGACAGCGGCAGCCGGCTCGGACCCCCGGGCCCCCCGTCTATCAAAGAGGAGGACAAGGAGCTGCCGCCGGGAGCCGAGTACCTGAGCTCTCGCTGCGTCCTCTTCACTTACTTCCAGGGAGACATCAGCGCTGTGGTGGACGAACACTTCAGCCGAGCCCTCAGCCACACAACCGCGTACCCTGCCTCAAGCAGCCACAAGGCcgtcagag atgGATCATTCCCGATGAGCCAGAGAAGTTTCCCTCCGTCTTTCTGGAACAGTTCCTATCAGCCGTCAGTCTCCTCTACGCTCGGCAGCGCTCTGTCAGCTCCTCACACAGAGCTCCCCTTCCCTGGGGACCCGTACTCCTCTGCCTCCCTGCACAGCCACCTCCATCAGCCCAGCCCTGACTCCTGGCACCCatcccatcaccaccaccatcaccaccaccacccgtactcactagggggcgctataggcAGCCAGGGCTCAGCATACCCGCGTCCAGGGGTTCACGAGATGTACGGCACGGCGTTTGACCCACGTTACGGTTCTCTGTTGGTGCCATCAGTGAGGCCTCATCACCGTCTGACGTCCGGCAGCTCGGTACCGGGACCCAGCGCCTCGCCCTGTGACCTGGGAGGGAAAGGGGATTCAGGGACGGGTTCGGCCTGGAGTGGCGCCTTCACTGGAGCCGGCGCAGAAATCGGACTCAACATGGACACAG CTCGTTGTTACGGAGGACTTTGCAGCAGCAGTACAGCCCTGCTAAGCTGA